A section of the Streptomyces sp. NBC_01591 genome encodes:
- a CDS encoding aminotransferase class V-fold PLP-dependent enzyme, translating into MSVFTAAADQSLCAPLSVLGRDVTVPLVTGGEVTYAALDYAASAPALQRVWDDVAAYAPYYGSVHRGAGYLSQLSTDLFENSRATVAEFLGCRADDQVIFTRSTTDSLNLLAAVVPADCQVFVYETEHHASLLPWRDARVTYLNAPRTPAQAVETLERALADREPYGPALVCVTGASNVTGELWPVKELAAAAHAHGARIVLDAAQLAPHHPVDIAELDVDWVAFSGHKLYAPFGSGVLAGRADWLQRAEPYLAGGGASRKVARRTDGGVDVEWHSTAARHEAGSPNVIGVYSIASACKALTEAGFDNLVAREQHLVGAVRAGLAEVPEVKVLSLFGDDAPRVGVISFVVEGWNSSHFAAALSAEYGIGVRDGLFCAHPLVRTLLGSDPQEVGECGAPEAEPGEFPQSRTGSTGGTPLLNAIRVSFGAGTPDEHIERFVRAVKELVSKGAQWKYRTEDGRCVPDRGAAQL; encoded by the coding sequence ATGTCTGTCTTCACCGCTGCCGCCGACCAGTCGCTTTGTGCCCCTCTGTCGGTTCTGGGCAGGGATGTGACGGTTCCGCTGGTCACGGGTGGTGAGGTCACCTACGCCGCTCTCGACTACGCCGCCAGCGCCCCCGCGCTGCAGCGTGTCTGGGACGACGTCGCCGCGTACGCCCCGTACTACGGCAGCGTCCACCGCGGGGCCGGCTACCTCTCGCAGCTCTCCACGGACCTCTTCGAGAACAGCCGCGCGACCGTCGCGGAGTTCCTCGGCTGCCGCGCCGACGACCAGGTGATCTTCACCCGCTCGACCACCGACTCGCTGAACCTGCTGGCCGCGGTCGTCCCGGCCGACTGCCAGGTTTTCGTCTACGAGACCGAGCACCACGCCTCGCTGCTGCCGTGGCGCGACGCCCGGGTGACCTACCTGAACGCCCCGCGCACCCCCGCCCAGGCCGTCGAGACGCTGGAGCGGGCGCTCGCCGACCGCGAGCCCTACGGCCCCGCGCTGGTCTGCGTCACCGGCGCCTCCAACGTCACCGGCGAACTGTGGCCGGTGAAGGAGCTGGCCGCCGCCGCGCACGCGCACGGTGCCCGGATCGTGCTGGACGCCGCGCAGCTCGCCCCGCACCACCCCGTCGACATCGCCGAGCTGGACGTCGACTGGGTCGCCTTCTCCGGACACAAGCTGTACGCGCCCTTCGGCTCGGGCGTCCTCGCCGGCCGGGCCGACTGGCTGCAGCGGGCCGAGCCCTACCTCGCGGGCGGCGGCGCCTCGCGCAAGGTCGCCCGCCGCACCGACGGCGGCGTGGACGTCGAGTGGCACTCCACCGCTGCCCGCCACGAGGCCGGCTCCCCCAACGTCATCGGCGTGTACTCCATCGCCTCCGCCTGCAAGGCGCTCACCGAGGCGGGCTTCGACAACCTGGTCGCCCGGGAGCAGCACCTCGTGGGCGCGGTCCGGGCGGGCCTCGCCGAGGTTCCCGAGGTCAAGGTGCTCTCGCTGTTCGGCGACGACGCCCCGCGGGTCGGCGTCATCTCCTTCGTGGTGGAGGGCTGGAACAGCTCGCACTTCGCCGCCGCGCTCTCCGCCGAGTACGGCATCGGGGTCCGCGACGGACTCTTCTGCGCCCACCCGCTGGTCCGCACCCTGCTGGGCAGCGACCCGCAGGAGGTCGGCGAGTGCGGCGCGCCCGAGGCCGAGCCGGGCGAGTTCCCCCAGTCTCGAACAGGCTCGACCGGGGGGACCCCCCTGCTCAACGCGATCCGGGTGAGCTTCGGCGCCGGTACGCCGGACGAGCACATCGAGCGTTTCGTCCGTGCGGTCAAGGAGCTCGTGAGCAAGGGCGCCCAGTGGAAGTACCGCACCGAGGACGGCCGCTGCGTCCCGGACCGGGGTGCGGCGCAGCTCTGA
- a CDS encoding rhomboid family intramembrane serine protease gives MIDRRAVTGRLTGGLLRTVTSGGPLVTHALITACSLVFVISPLSGFNPVPGTADALLAAQAGYFERWGVIPSELWDGSAHALLTPLTALFVHGSWLHLLGNVLFLYVFGAMTEERMGRVGFTFFYVISGYLALVAYAAAHATSDQTLVGASGAISAVLGAFLYLFPRARVTSLFPFLFFLPLRFPAWIVLVFWFVLQWLAVQGAGSGGPGVAYLAHVVGFALGFLYAWGRYRRTDRVKAPATATEGESQP, from the coding sequence ATGATCGATCGGCGAGCTGTGACCGGCAGGCTGACCGGCGGACTGCTACGGACGGTCACCTCGGGTGGGCCACTGGTGACCCACGCCCTGATCACGGCCTGCTCCCTGGTCTTCGTGATCAGCCCGCTGTCCGGCTTCAACCCGGTCCCCGGAACCGCCGACGCCCTGCTCGCCGCCCAGGCCGGGTACTTCGAGCGCTGGGGCGTGATCCCGAGTGAGCTGTGGGACGGCTCCGCACACGCCCTGCTCACCCCGCTCACCGCCCTCTTCGTGCACGGCAGCTGGCTGCATCTGCTCGGCAACGTGCTCTTCCTGTACGTGTTCGGGGCGATGACCGAGGAGCGCATGGGCCGGGTCGGGTTCACCTTCTTCTACGTGATCTCCGGCTACCTCGCCCTGGTCGCCTACGCGGCCGCGCACGCCACGTCCGACCAGACGCTGGTGGGCGCGTCCGGGGCGATCTCGGCGGTGCTCGGGGCGTTCCTGTACCTGTTCCCCAGGGCCCGGGTCACCAGCCTGTTCCCGTTCCTCTTCTTCCTGCCGCTGCGCTTCCCCGCCTGGATCGTGCTGGTCTTCTGGTTCGTCCTGCAGTGGCTGGCGGTCCAGGGCGCGGGCAGCGGGGGGCCGGGCGTCGCCTATCTGGCCCATGTGGTGGGCTTCGCCCTCGGCTTCCTCTACGCCTGGGGGCGTTACCGGCGTACGGATAGAGTGAAGGCACCAGCCACGGCCACCGAGGGAGAAAGCCAGCCTTGA
- a CDS encoding C40 family peptidase — MVSHRRSTQSGLNLGVRATVLSAAAATAAATLGAATANADPQDAPRTAKARIDRLYTEAERATEQYNKAGENAGRLRGEVDRAQDRAARGQERVNRMRTELGSAASAQYRSGGIDPALALLLSSDPDNYLDRAAVLERLTGLQATELRELQQVQRGLVQTRAEAARALAELERNRASATRHKRTVERKLAEARKLLDALPGADRAEFERASRSGRDGAYPALADLPAGSARAAAAVMAVHQALGRPYIWGANGPAGFDCSGLMQWAYAQAGVSLPRTSQAQRYAGHMVPLSEARPGDLVAYRADAGHIAMYVGNGQVIHAPYPGAPVRYDPVGMMPVSSVTRV; from the coding sequence GTGGTGTCCCATCGCCGTTCCACACAGTCCGGCCTCAACCTCGGCGTCCGGGCCACCGTTCTGTCGGCCGCCGCGGCGACCGCGGCCGCCACCCTCGGGGCGGCCACCGCGAACGCCGACCCGCAGGACGCGCCCCGGACCGCCAAGGCCCGCATCGACCGGTTGTACACCGAGGCCGAGCGGGCCACCGAGCAGTACAACAAGGCCGGGGAGAACGCCGGTCGGCTGCGCGGCGAGGTCGACCGGGCCCAGGACCGGGCGGCCCGCGGCCAGGAACGGGTCAACCGGATGCGTACGGAGCTCGGTTCGGCGGCGAGCGCGCAGTACCGCTCCGGCGGCATCGACCCCGCGCTCGCCCTGCTGCTCTCCTCCGACCCGGACAACTATCTCGACCGGGCGGCCGTACTGGAGCGCCTGACCGGCCTTCAGGCCACCGAGCTGCGGGAACTCCAGCAGGTCCAGCGCGGGCTCGTGCAGACCCGTGCGGAGGCGGCCCGCGCGCTGGCCGAACTGGAGCGCAACCGGGCGTCCGCCACCCGTCACAAACGGACCGTCGAGCGCAAGCTCGCCGAGGCCAGGAAGCTACTGGACGCGCTGCCCGGCGCCGACCGGGCGGAGTTCGAGCGGGCCTCGCGCTCCGGCCGCGACGGCGCGTACCCGGCCCTGGCCGATCTGCCGGCCGGCTCCGCACGCGCGGCGGCCGCCGTCATGGCGGTCCACCAGGCACTGGGCCGCCCGTACATCTGGGGGGCCAACGGGCCGGCCGGATTCGACTGCTCCGGGCTGATGCAGTGGGCGTACGCCCAGGCCGGGGTCAGCCTGCCGCGGACCTCGCAGGCCCAGCGGTACGCGGGACACATGGTGCCGCTCTCCGAGGCCCGCCCCGGCGACCTGGTCGCCTACCGCGCGGACGCCGGCCACATCGCGATGTACGTCGGTAACGGCCAGGTGATCCACGCCCCGTACCCCGGGGCTCCGGTGCGCTACGACCCCGTCGGCATGATGCCCGTCTCGTCGGTCACCCGCGTCTGA
- a CDS encoding NYN domain-containing protein: MEQPDSGAESAEAADDAVEALDRPLPEGVRRRVVALVSDAFGGLTVTELPAQLRQYARFTPTRRAKFAGNAMAAALEGDALFRQRIGERLKEGQPELADALEAGAPPAAADPVDVAAAAYVLRPPGWVKLVAAAGEEAQRADAERADEESRRELERLREELVRARSQTKSETERLRGELDAARKEAESLQRKLRSAVNEVKRGEAALRRSRAEADVARSEAAAQVSAAESESRRLKARLGEAEASVEAGRRAAREGRSVEDMRLRLLLDTVLDAASGLRRELALPPSSIRPADSVDAVEPGRMSPKDIAARALSETDPALLDQLLALPQAHLIVDGYNVTKTGYPQLPLEKQRLRLLGGLSVLAAQTGAEMTCVFDGAELAAPVLLAPPRGVRVLFSKPGVTADELIRQLARAEPPGRPVVVVSTDREVADGVAKAGARPVASVLLLKRLSRV, encoded by the coding sequence GTGGAGCAGCCCGATAGCGGCGCCGAGTCGGCCGAGGCGGCCGACGACGCCGTCGAGGCGCTCGACCGCCCCCTGCCCGAAGGCGTACGGCGGCGGGTCGTCGCGCTGGTGTCGGACGCCTTCGGCGGCCTGACGGTCACCGAACTCCCGGCCCAGCTGCGCCAGTACGCCCGTTTCACCCCGACCCGGCGTGCCAAGTTCGCCGGGAACGCGATGGCCGCCGCCCTGGAGGGCGACGCGCTGTTCCGGCAGCGCATCGGCGAGCGGCTCAAGGAGGGCCAGCCGGAGCTGGCCGACGCCCTGGAGGCCGGTGCGCCGCCTGCCGCCGCCGACCCCGTCGACGTGGCCGCGGCGGCCTATGTGCTGCGCCCGCCGGGCTGGGTGAAGCTGGTCGCCGCCGCCGGTGAGGAGGCCCAGCGCGCGGACGCCGAGCGCGCCGACGAGGAGAGCCGTCGCGAACTGGAGCGGCTGCGCGAGGAACTCGTCCGGGCCCGCTCGCAGACGAAGAGCGAGACGGAGCGGCTGCGCGGCGAGCTGGACGCGGCCCGCAAGGAAGCCGAATCCCTTCAGCGCAAGCTGCGCAGCGCCGTCAACGAGGTCAAGCGCGGCGAGGCGGCGTTGCGCCGCAGCCGGGCCGAGGCCGACGTCGCGCGGTCCGAGGCCGCCGCCCAGGTCTCCGCGGCCGAGAGCGAGAGCCGCCGGCTCAAGGCACGGCTCGGCGAGGCCGAGGCGTCCGTCGAGGCGGGCCGCCGGGCCGCCAGGGAGGGCCGCTCGGTCGAGGACATGCGGCTGCGGCTGCTGCTGGACACGGTGCTCGACGCGGCGAGCGGGCTCCGTCGCGAACTGGCCCTGCCGCCCTCCTCGATCCGCCCCGCGGACAGTGTCGACGCGGTCGAGCCGGGCCGGATGTCGCCCAAGGACATTGCCGCCAGGGCCCTTTCGGAGACCGACCCGGCCCTGCTCGACCAGTTGCTCGCGCTGCCGCAGGCCCATCTGATCGTCGACGGCTACAACGTCACCAAGACCGGCTATCCGCAACTGCCGCTGGAGAAGCAGCGGCTGCGGCTGCTGGGCGGGCTCTCGGTGCTCGCCGCGCAGACCGGTGCCGAGATGACCTGCGTCTTCGACGGGGCCGAACTGGCCGCCCCGGTGCTGCTCGCGCCACCGCGCGGGGTCCGGGTGCTGTTCAGCAAGCCCGGTGTGACCGCCGACGAGCTCATCCGTCAGCTGGCGCGCGCCGAACCTCCGGGCAGGCCCGTCGTGGTGGTCTCCACCGACCGTGAAGTCGCCGACGGAGTGGCGAAGGCGGGCGCCAGGCCCGTTGCGTCCGTCTTGCTCCTGAAGCGCCTTTCGCGCGTCTAG
- a CDS encoding glycosyltransferase family 87 protein, giving the protein MTGSAGTRLAVAVWALTRVALLLCVTKVITLSGPDVTSDVSVIYHGWSEVLKTGTYPESDVTWQYPPLAALAILSPALLPFLDYASAFFVLAFVCDLLVLGLLLYAGRGGGRSVAGAWVWVAGVPLLGTTAYARYDVMVTAVAVAALLAGLRHPRVLGVLAAVGALLKVWPALILAGTARGRRTRLAWTAAAVTAAGLLVVCTVAMPGALAFLGSQRDRGTEVESLGALVFHVARQFGWQGRVELHYGSMEFLGPHVPLVSTLALGLSVLAFGWLLVWRLRAREFGASTPADAAFAAVLLFTTTSRVISPQYMLWLVGLAAVCLVFRDSRMVLPAGLVLLATGVTQWEFPFGFTHVVTSDATGVTLMFLRNGLLVAATLIACRRLWRQTVSGAARDAGGISARSGVGREAEPVGS; this is encoded by the coding sequence ATGACGGGATCTGCCGGCACGCGGCTCGCGGTCGCGGTGTGGGCCCTGACCAGGGTCGCGCTGCTGCTCTGCGTCACCAAGGTGATCACGCTGTCCGGACCGGACGTGACCAGTGATGTCTCGGTGATCTACCACGGCTGGTCCGAGGTCCTGAAGACCGGTACGTATCCGGAGTCCGACGTCACCTGGCAGTACCCGCCGCTGGCCGCGCTCGCCATCCTCTCCCCCGCGCTGCTGCCGTTCCTGGACTACGCCTCGGCGTTCTTCGTCCTCGCGTTCGTGTGCGACCTGCTGGTGCTGGGGCTGCTGCTGTACGCGGGCCGGGGCGGCGGCCGGTCGGTGGCGGGCGCCTGGGTGTGGGTGGCGGGGGTGCCGCTGCTCGGCACGACCGCGTACGCCCGTTACGACGTGATGGTCACGGCGGTGGCGGTGGCGGCGCTCCTGGCGGGGCTGCGGCATCCGCGGGTGCTCGGGGTGCTGGCCGCCGTCGGTGCGCTGCTGAAGGTGTGGCCGGCGCTGATCCTGGCCGGTACGGCGCGCGGCCGGCGGACGCGGCTGGCGTGGACGGCCGCGGCGGTGACGGCGGCCGGGCTGCTGGTGGTGTGCACCGTGGCGATGCCCGGTGCGCTGGCCTTCCTCGGCTCCCAGCGCGACCGGGGCACCGAGGTCGAGTCGCTGGGTGCGCTGGTCTTCCACGTAGCGCGGCAGTTCGGCTGGCAGGGCCGGGTGGAGCTGCACTACGGCTCGATGGAGTTCCTGGGTCCGCACGTGCCGCTGGTGAGCACGCTCGCCCTCGGCCTGTCCGTCCTCGCGTTCGGCTGGCTGCTGGTGTGGCGGCTGCGGGCCCGCGAGTTCGGCGCGAGCACCCCGGCGGACGCGGCGTTCGCTGCGGTGCTGCTGTTCACGACGACGAGCCGGGTGATCAGCCCCCAGTACATGCTGTGGCTGGTCGGCCTGGCGGCGGTCTGCCTGGTGTTCCGCGACAGCCGGATGGTGCTGCCGGCCGGTCTGGTGCTGCTGGCGACGGGCGTCACCCAGTGGGAGTTCCCGTTCGGGTTCACGCATGTGGTGACGAGCGACGCGACGGGCGTGACGCTGATGTTCCTGCGCAACGGCCTGCTGGTCGCGGCGACGCTGATCGCCTGCCGCCGACTGTGGCGGCAGACGGTCTCCGGGGCGGCGCGCGACGCCGGCGGGATCTCCGCCCGGTCCGGTGTCGGCCGGGAGGCGGAGCCGGTCGGCTCCTGA
- a CDS encoding AMP-dependent synthetase/ligase encodes MREFSLPALYEVPSDGNLTDLIRRNAAQHPDVAVMSRKVGGVWTDVDATQFLAEVRGVAKGLIAAGVEAGDRVALLSRTRYEWVLLDFAIWSAGAVTVPVYETSSPEQIQWILGDSGTALCLVESEEHQASVVSVQADLPDLKGIWRIEDDAIRRLTAIGEDVSDETLDLRMVSAKADDPATIVYTSGTTGRPKGCVLTHRSFFAECGNVVERLKPLFRTGDCSVLLFLPAAHVFGRLVEVASVMAPIKLGCVPDIKHLTDELASFRPTLILGVPRVFEKVYNAARARAQADGKGKIFDKAANTAIAYSRALGTPQGPSMGLKLKHKLFDRLVYGKLRAVLGGRGEYAISGGAPLGERLGHFYRGIGFTVLEGYGLTETCAATAFNPWDRQKIGTVGQPLPGSVVRIADDGEVLLHGEHLFTGYWNNEAATVDALADGWFHTGDIGTLDEDGYLAITGRKKEIIVTAGGKNVAPAVIEDRIRGHALVAECMVVGDGRPFVGALVTLDEEFLGRWAQEHGKPAGSTAVSLREDPELLAEVQRAVDDGNAAVSKAESVRKFRILDSQFTEEAGHITPSLKLKRNVVAKDFADQIESIYRG; translated from the coding sequence TTGCGCGAGTTCAGCCTTCCGGCCCTGTACGAGGTCCCCTCGGACGGCAACCTGACGGATCTCATCCGCCGCAATGCCGCTCAGCATCCCGATGTCGCGGTGATGAGCCGCAAGGTGGGGGGCGTGTGGACCGACGTCGACGCCACCCAGTTCCTGGCCGAGGTCAGAGGCGTCGCCAAGGGTCTGATCGCCGCGGGCGTCGAAGCCGGTGACCGGGTGGCCCTGCTCTCGCGCACCCGCTACGAGTGGGTACTGCTCGACTTCGCGATCTGGAGCGCGGGCGCGGTCACCGTCCCGGTGTACGAGACCAGCTCGCCCGAGCAGATCCAGTGGATCCTAGGTGACTCCGGCACCGCGCTGTGCCTCGTGGAGTCCGAGGAGCACCAGGCCTCCGTGGTCTCCGTCCAGGCGGACCTGCCGGACCTGAAGGGCATCTGGCGGATCGAGGACGACGCGATCCGCCGGTTGACGGCGATCGGGGAGGACGTCTCGGACGAGACGCTCGACCTGCGGATGGTGAGCGCCAAGGCGGACGACCCGGCCACCATCGTCTACACCTCGGGCACCACCGGCCGCCCCAAGGGCTGTGTGCTCACGCATCGCAGCTTCTTCGCCGAGTGCGGCAATGTGGTGGAGCGGCTGAAGCCGCTCTTCCGCACCGGCGACTGCTCGGTGCTGCTCTTCCTGCCCGCCGCGCATGTCTTCGGACGGCTGGTCGAGGTGGCCTCGGTGATGGCCCCGATCAAGCTCGGCTGCGTACCGGACATCAAGCACCTCACCGATGAACTGGCCTCGTTCCGGCCGACGTTGATCCTCGGTGTGCCGCGGGTCTTCGAGAAGGTGTACAACGCGGCGCGCGCCAGGGCGCAGGCCGACGGCAAGGGAAAGATCTTCGACAAGGCCGCGAACACGGCGATCGCCTACAGCCGCGCGCTCGGTACCCCTCAGGGCCCGTCCATGGGCCTGAAGTTGAAGCACAAGCTCTTCGACCGGCTGGTCTACGGCAAGCTGCGGGCGGTGCTCGGCGGGCGCGGCGAGTACGCGATCTCCGGCGGCGCGCCGCTGGGCGAGCGGCTCGGCCACTTCTACCGCGGGATCGGCTTCACCGTCCTGGAGGGCTACGGCCTGACCGAGACCTGCGCGGCCACCGCGTTCAACCCGTGGGACCGGCAGAAGATCGGTACGGTCGGCCAGCCGCTGCCCGGTTCGGTCGTACGGATCGCCGACGACGGCGAGGTGCTGCTGCACGGCGAGCACCTGTTCACCGGCTACTGGAACAACGAGGCGGCGACGGTCGACGCGCTGGCCGACGGCTGGTTCCACACGGGCGACATCGGCACGCTCGACGAGGACGGCTATCTCGCGATCACCGGCCGCAAGAAGGAGATCATCGTCACGGCGGGCGGCAAGAACGTCGCTCCCGCGGTGATCGAGGACCGGATCCGCGGGCACGCCCTGGTCGCCGAGTGCATGGTGGTCGGCGACGGACGGCCGTTCGTGGGCGCGCTGGTCACCCTGGACGAGGAGTTCCTGGGCCGCTGGGCCCAGGAGCACGGCAAGCCGGCCGGCTCGACGGCCGTGTCGCTGCGCGAGGACCCGGAGCTGCTGGCCGAGGTGCAGCGGGCGGTGGACGACGGGAACGCGGCCGTGTCCAAGGCGGAGTCGGTACGCAAGTTCCGCATCCTGGACTCGCAGTTCACCGAGGAGGCGGGCCACATCACGCCGTCGCTGAAGCTGAAGCGGAACGTGGTGGCGAAAGACTTCGCGGACCAGATCGAGTCGATCTACCGGGGCTGA
- a CDS encoding glycosyltransferase family 4 protein: MDKTLIVTNDFPPRPGGIQAFLHNMALRLDPGQIVVYASTWKRTSEGVEATAAFDAEQPFTVVRDPTTMLLPTPRVTRRAVRLLREHGCTSVWFGAAAPLGLMAPALRRAGARRLVATTHGHEAGWAQLPAARQLLRRIGEGTDTITYLGEYTRSRIAPALTPEAAARMAQLPPGVDEKTFHPESGGDRIRAGLGLSDRPVVVCVSRLVPRKGQDTLILAMPAILAQVPDAVLLIVGGGPYDKELKRLVAETGVGDSVRFTGPVPWEELPAHYGAGDVFAMPCRTRRGGLDVEGLGIVFLEASATGLPVVAGDSGGAPDAVLDGETGWVVRGGSVEESADRIVTLLRDPELRQRMGERGRAWVEEKWRWDLLAERLRVLL, from the coding sequence ATGGACAAGACCCTGATCGTGACCAACGACTTCCCGCCCCGCCCCGGCGGCATCCAGGCGTTTCTGCACAACATGGCGCTGCGCCTGGACCCCGGACAGATCGTCGTGTACGCCTCCACCTGGAAGCGAACCTCCGAAGGCGTCGAGGCCACCGCCGCCTTCGACGCCGAACAGCCGTTCACCGTCGTGCGCGACCCCACGACGATGCTGCTGCCGACCCCGCGGGTCACCCGGCGCGCGGTGCGGCTGCTGCGCGAACACGGCTGCACCTCCGTCTGGTTCGGCGCCGCCGCCCCGCTCGGGCTGATGGCACCGGCACTGCGCAGGGCCGGCGCCCGCCGCCTGGTCGCCACCACCCACGGGCACGAGGCGGGCTGGGCCCAGCTGCCCGCGGCCCGGCAGTTGCTGCGACGGATCGGCGAGGGCACGGACACGATCACGTACCTGGGGGAGTACACCCGCTCCCGGATCGCCCCCGCGCTCACTCCCGAGGCCGCGGCGCGCATGGCCCAACTGCCGCCCGGCGTCGACGAGAAGACCTTCCACCCGGAGTCGGGCGGGGACCGGATCAGGGCCGGGCTCGGGCTCTCGGACCGGCCCGTCGTCGTCTGCGTGTCACGGCTCGTGCCGCGCAAGGGCCAGGACACGCTGATCCTGGCGATGCCCGCGATCCTGGCGCAGGTGCCGGACGCGGTGCTCCTGATCGTCGGCGGCGGACCGTACGACAAGGAGCTCAAGCGGCTCGTCGCGGAGACCGGGGTCGGCGATTCCGTGCGGTTCACCGGACCGGTGCCGTGGGAGGAGCTGCCCGCCCACTACGGCGCGGGCGACGTCTTCGCCATGCCCTGCCGCACCCGCCGCGGCGGCCTCGACGTGGAGGGCCTCGGCATCGTCTTCCTGGAGGCGTCCGCGACCGGGCTCCCGGTGGTGGCCGGCGACTCGGGCGGCGCGCCCGACGCGGTGCTCGACGGCGAGACCGGATGGGTGGTGCGCGGGGGCAGCGTGGAGGAGTCGGCCGACCGGATCGTCACCCTGCTCCGCGACCCGGAGCTGCGGCAGCGGATGGGGGAGCGGGGGCGGGCCTGGGTCGAGGAGAAGTGGCGCTGGGACCTGCTCGCCGAGCGGCTGCGGGTGCTGCTCTGA
- a CDS encoding C40 family peptidase: MASHRRPKQPSRARVTVLTATAAAAVALTSQAAHADPKPSKGEVKSEVEKLSHEAGEANEKYYGAKEKQQKLEKEVGALQDKVARGQQEINTLRNGLGSLAAAQYRSGGIDPSVQLFLSSNPDTFLDEASALDQLTAKQTETLGKIQEKQRVLAQQRKEAQDKLGDLADVRKTLGEKKKDLQAKLGKAQRLLNSMTEAERAKMREDQQRASRSAGDRVDLGNELPASAWGAAALNAAKTQVGKPYGRGGTGPGSFDCSGLTQWAYAQANVQISRVTYTQINDGVHIGRSALKPGDLVFFNNTSHVGLYAGNNTLLHAPYPGTFVRFESMDTIGSFQFGVRVG, translated from the coding sequence GTGGCGTCCCACCGTCGTCCCAAGCAGCCGAGCCGCGCCCGTGTGACCGTGCTCACCGCGACCGCCGCCGCGGCCGTGGCCCTGACCTCCCAGGCGGCCCACGCCGACCCGAAGCCCTCCAAGGGCGAAGTCAAGTCCGAGGTCGAGAAGCTCAGTCACGAGGCCGGCGAGGCCAACGAGAAGTACTACGGCGCCAAGGAGAAGCAGCAGAAGCTGGAGAAGGAAGTCGGCGCGCTGCAGGACAAGGTGGCCCGCGGCCAGCAGGAGATCAACACGCTCCGCAACGGCCTCGGTTCGCTCGCCGCCGCTCAGTACCGCTCCGGTGGCATCGACCCGTCGGTGCAGCTCTTCCTCTCGTCCAACCCGGACACCTTCCTCGACGAGGCCTCGGCCCTCGACCAGTTGACGGCCAAGCAGACCGAGACCCTGGGGAAGATCCAGGAGAAGCAGCGGGTCCTCGCGCAGCAGCGCAAGGAGGCCCAGGACAAGCTCGGTGACCTCGCGGATGTACGCAAGACGCTCGGCGAGAAGAAGAAGGACCTCCAGGCCAAGCTGGGCAAGGCGCAGCGCCTGCTCAACTCGATGACCGAAGCCGAGCGCGCGAAGATGCGCGAGGACCAGCAGCGCGCCAGCCGCTCCGCGGGCGACCGGGTCGACCTGGGCAACGAGCTCCCCGCCTCCGCCTGGGGTGCCGCCGCCCTCAACGCCGCCAAGACCCAGGTGGGCAAGCCGTACGGCCGCGGCGGCACCGGCCCCGGATCCTTCGACTGCTCCGGGCTGACCCAGTGGGCCTACGCCCAGGCCAACGTCCAGATCTCCCGGGTCACGTACACCCAGATCAACGACGGTGTCCACATCGGGCGCAGCGCGCTGAAGCCGGGCGACCTGGTCTTCTTCAACAACACCTCGCACGTGGGGCTCTATGCGGGCAACAACACCCTCCTGCACGCCCCGTACCCGGGCACGTTCGTCCGCTTCGAGTCGATGGACACCATCGGCAGCTTCCAGTTCGGCGTGCGCGTCGGCTGA
- a CDS encoding Lrp/AsnC family transcriptional regulator — MITAIVLIKTSVDRIPEIAEAIAALDSVSEVFSVTGTYDLIAMVRVPRHDDLADVIPGRISKIPGVEATDTHVAFRTYSQHDLEAAFAIGLDA; from the coding sequence TTGATCACCGCGATCGTGCTCATCAAAACCAGCGTGGACCGGATTCCCGAGATCGCCGAGGCCATCGCCGCGCTGGACAGTGTCAGCGAGGTCTTCTCGGTCACCGGTACGTACGACCTGATCGCCATGGTCCGGGTGCCCAGGCACGACGATCTCGCCGATGTCATCCCCGGCCGGATCAGCAAGATCCCGGGCGTCGAGGCCACCGACACGCATGTGGCGTTCCGTACCTACTCGCAGCACGACCTGGAGGCCGCCTTCGCCATCGGCCTCGACGCTTGA